A window of Oncorhynchus tshawytscha isolate Ot180627B linkage group LG10, Otsh_v2.0, whole genome shotgun sequence contains these coding sequences:
- the cct7 gene encoding T-complex protein 1 subunit eta isoform X1 — MMPTPVILLKEGTDTSQGVPQLISNINACQVIAEAVRTTLGPRGMDKLMVDGRGKATISNDGATILKLLDVVHPAAKTLVDIARSQDAEVGDGTTSVTLLAAEFLKQLKPYVEEGLHPQTIIRAFRSATHLAVKKIREISVTVKKDDKKEQRELLVKCAATAMNSKLIAGQKEFFSEMVVEAVMMLDELLPLKMIGIKKVQGGALEESHLVAGVAFKKTFSYAGFEMQPKRYDQPKIALLNVELELKAEKDNAEVRVKSVEDYQAIVDAEWNILYDKLEKIYKSGAKVVLSKLPIGDVATQYFADRDLFCAGRVQEEDLKRTMMACGGSIQTSVGSMTDDVLGRCEVFEEVQVGGERYNFFKGCPRSHTCTIILRGGAEQFMEETERSLHDAIMIVRRAIKNDSIVAGGGAIEMELSKYLRDYSRTIPGKQQLLIGAYAKALEIIPRQLCDNAGFDATNILNKLRAKHAQGGMWYGVDVNNEDIADNYLACVWEPSIVRINALTAASEAACLILSVDETIKNPRSSVEGPPGGGRGRGRGRPHAH, encoded by the exons GTAAAGCCACCATCTCCAACGACGGGGCGACCATCCTGAAGCTGCTGGATGTGGTTCACCCTGCTGCCAAGACCCTGGTGGACATTGCACGCTCCCAGGATGccgag GTGGGCGACGGTACCACGTCTGTAACCCTGTTGGCAGCAGAGTTCCTGAAGCAGTTGAAGCCGTACGTGGAGGAGGGTctccacccccagaccatcatcAGAGCCTTCCGCAGCGCTACGCACCTGGCCGTCAAGAAGATCCGAGAGATCTCTGTCACCGTCAAGAAGGACGACAAGAA agAACAGAGGGAACTCTTGGTGAAGTGTGCCGCCACAGCCATGAACTCCAAGCTGATCGCAG GTCAGAAGGAGTTCTTCAGTGAGATGGTGGTGGAGGCTGTCATGATGCTTGATGAGCTGCTGCCTCTCAAGATGATCGGGATCAAGAAGGTGCAGGGAGGAGCTCTGGAG gAGTCTCACCTGGTAGCTGGCGTGGCCTTCAAGAAGACGTTCTCCTACGCCGGGTTTGAGATGCAGCCTAAACGTTACGACCAGCCCAAGATCGCTCTGCTCAATGTCGAGCTGGAACTGAAGGCCGAGAAGGACAATGCAGAGGTCCGCGTCAAGTCTGTCGAG GACTACCAGGCCATCGTAGATGCAGAGTGGAACATCCTGTATGACAAGCTGGAGAAGATCTACAAGTCAGGAGCCAAG gtggtCCTGTCCAAGCTGCCCATTGGAGACGTGGCCACACAGTACTTTGCTGACCGGGATCTGTTCTGTGCTGGACGTGTTCAGGAGGAGGACCTCAAGAGGACAATGATG GCCTGCGGGGGCTCCATCCAGACCAGCGTTGGCTCCATGACAGACGATGTCCTGGGGCGCTGTGAAGTCTTTGAGGAGGTGCAggttggaggagagag GTATAACTTCTTCAAGGGTTGTCCTCGCTCCCATACGTGTACCATCATCCTGAGGGGCGGAGCCGAGCAGTTCATGGAGGAGACGGAACGCTCTCTACACGACGCCATCATGATCGTACGCAGAGCCATCAAG aATGACTCCATTGTGGCTGGCGGAGGTGCGATCGAGATGGAACTCTCAAAGTACCTGCGTGATTATTCTAGAACCATTCCTGGCAAGCAGCAGCTGCTGATTGGAGCATACGCTAAGGCTCTAGAGATTATCCCCAGACAGCTGTGTGACAACGCAGGCTTCGACGCCACCAACATACTCAACAAGCTGCGCGCCAAGCacgcacag GGTGGTATGTGGTACGGTGTAGACGTGAACAATGAGGATATAGCTGATAACTACTTGGCGTGTGTGTGGGAACCCTCCATCGTGCGTATCAACGCACTGACTGCCGCCAGCGAGGCCGCCTGCCTCATCCTCTCAGTGGACGAGACCATCAAGAATCCGCGCAGTAGCGTAGAAGGGCCACCAGGGGGCGGGAGAGGCCGGGGACGTGGCAGACCCCATGCTCACTAA
- the cct7 gene encoding T-complex protein 1 subunit eta isoform X2, whose product MNSKLITVYTPSSISLPSREQRELLVKCAATAMNSKLIAGQKEFFSEMVVEAVMMLDELLPLKMIGIKKVQGGALEESHLVAGVAFKKTFSYAGFEMQPKRYDQPKIALLNVELELKAEKDNAEVRVKSVEDYQAIVDAEWNILYDKLEKIYKSGAKVVLSKLPIGDVATQYFADRDLFCAGRVQEEDLKRTMMACGGSIQTSVGSMTDDVLGRCEVFEEVQVGGERYNFFKGCPRSHTCTIILRGGAEQFMEETERSLHDAIMIVRRAIKNDSIVAGGGAIEMELSKYLRDYSRTIPGKQQLLIGAYAKALEIIPRQLCDNAGFDATNILNKLRAKHAQGGMWYGVDVNNEDIADNYLACVWEPSIVRINALTAASEAACLILSVDETIKNPRSSVEGPPGGGRGRGRGRPHAH is encoded by the exons ATGAACTCCAAGCTGATCACTGTCTACACcccctcttctatctccctcccctctagagAACAGAGGGAACTCTTGGTGAAGTGTGCCGCCACAGCCATGAACTCCAAGCTGATCGCAG GTCAGAAGGAGTTCTTCAGTGAGATGGTGGTGGAGGCTGTCATGATGCTTGATGAGCTGCTGCCTCTCAAGATGATCGGGATCAAGAAGGTGCAGGGAGGAGCTCTGGAG gAGTCTCACCTGGTAGCTGGCGTGGCCTTCAAGAAGACGTTCTCCTACGCCGGGTTTGAGATGCAGCCTAAACGTTACGACCAGCCCAAGATCGCTCTGCTCAATGTCGAGCTGGAACTGAAGGCCGAGAAGGACAATGCAGAGGTCCGCGTCAAGTCTGTCGAG GACTACCAGGCCATCGTAGATGCAGAGTGGAACATCCTGTATGACAAGCTGGAGAAGATCTACAAGTCAGGAGCCAAG gtggtCCTGTCCAAGCTGCCCATTGGAGACGTGGCCACACAGTACTTTGCTGACCGGGATCTGTTCTGTGCTGGACGTGTTCAGGAGGAGGACCTCAAGAGGACAATGATG GCCTGCGGGGGCTCCATCCAGACCAGCGTTGGCTCCATGACAGACGATGTCCTGGGGCGCTGTGAAGTCTTTGAGGAGGTGCAggttggaggagagag GTATAACTTCTTCAAGGGTTGTCCTCGCTCCCATACGTGTACCATCATCCTGAGGGGCGGAGCCGAGCAGTTCATGGAGGAGACGGAACGCTCTCTACACGACGCCATCATGATCGTACGCAGAGCCATCAAG aATGACTCCATTGTGGCTGGCGGAGGTGCGATCGAGATGGAACTCTCAAAGTACCTGCGTGATTATTCTAGAACCATTCCTGGCAAGCAGCAGCTGCTGATTGGAGCATACGCTAAGGCTCTAGAGATTATCCCCAGACAGCTGTGTGACAACGCAGGCTTCGACGCCACCAACATACTCAACAAGCTGCGCGCCAAGCacgcacag GGTGGTATGTGGTACGGTGTAGACGTGAACAATGAGGATATAGCTGATAACTACTTGGCGTGTGTGTGGGAACCCTCCATCGTGCGTATCAACGCACTGACTGCCGCCAGCGAGGCCGCCTGCCTCATCCTCTCAGTGGACGAGACCATCAAGAATCCGCGCAGTAGCGTAGAAGGGCCACCAGGGGGCGGGAGAGGCCGGGGACGTGGCAGACCCCATGCTCACTAA